Genomic segment of Pseudothermotoga hypogea DSM 11164 = NBRC 106472:
CTGTTCAAAACCTGCTCGATCCGTTTCAATGTCTGTTTGATTTCATCCATTGACTCGACGTTCCTTTGTTCAGAAGACTGGATCATCGTAATCGCACTGTTCACACTGAGTCTCAGTTCCGAAAACTCCTGAGACAGTTCGTTTTGCGAACGCATCACACCTTGAAGCTCGATTCTATGTTTGCCGTCTTCGCGGTCAACGTGTTCGATGTCACGCTGAGTTTGTCTATCTTTTCTGACAGTGGAGTGATCTTTTCTTCCACAACACTACCGATCGAGACTCTGTCCACACCTGATAGCATCAGGCCAATGAAACTAACAGCGAGCGTGGCACAGACCAGAATCAGAGTGATCAGATCGACGGGACTCCTGCGTGCAGTCTCAGCTTTTTTCGAGAGACTTGGATGTGAAGAATCGAGCTTTTTCAACAACTCTTCGAACACCTTCTCTCGCGCTTTGTCACCCTTTTTACGTGCAAGTTCGAGTTTCAGAGCGATCGCTTCGACCAGTTCTGGATAAGCTTTGGATACGGATTCCAGGATCGCCATCGCGCCTTCGAAGTTGGTCCTATCAATCTCTTCGAGAGAATCTTTGATGTCCTCTCTGTAATCCTCCCTCACCCTCTCCTGAGCGGTCTTGTACAGAGTCTTGTACTCTTCTTTTTTCTCATCGCTCAACCGTTCGTAGAGTTTCAGCACTGCAATCCAGTTTCCAGACGCGGCCTCAAGCTCGAGCAAAAGATGCGGATAATCCTCCTGAAAGATGCTCAGAACATCACGCGCACGAGACAATTGATTTTCCCTGATCAGTTCCCTCACCAGTCTCTCAACGGCATCGCTCATCTCGCCACCTCCTCAACGGCGTACGGTATGAGATCCACCAGTTCGCTGACCAACATGGTCCCTTCCCTCATGCTGTATTTTTCGCTCGCAAGTCCATGCACGTAAACGCCCAAAACACAAGCCTCCGTAGGTGCCACACCCTGGGCGAGGAAACCTCCTATGACACCAGACAGAACATCTCCACTGCCGGCCTTGGCCAGCGAAGTGTTTCCAACCAGATTGTAATACGTGTTCTTACCATCAGTGACAATCGTTGTGGCCCCTTTCAAGACCACGATGACGTTGTGGTCCAAAGCGAACCTCTCAGCCAGCAAGTAGTTGTACTTGACCTGCTCAGTTGGTTGCTTGACCAAGCGGGCGAACTCCCCAGGATGTGGTGTAATTATAACTGGAGCTCGCACCGAATTCAGAACATCCACATTCTTAGAAATGCAGTTCAGTCCATCCGCATCGATCAGCACAGGTTTATCAATCTGCATAAGAAAGTTCATCACGAACTCACAGACATGTTCCCGATTTGTCAGACCTGGGCCGAGCACGATCGCGTCAGACTCTTGAGCCAGTTCCAGTGCCAGATCGAGCTCTTTCAGAGAGAAACTGTCTCCATCAA
This window contains:
- a CDS encoding tetratricopeptide repeat protein, with translation MSDAVERLVRELIRENQLSRARDVLSIFQEDYPHLLLELEAASGNWIAVLKLYERLSDEKKEEYKTLYKTAQERVREDYREDIKDSLEEIDRTNFEGAMAILESVSKAYPELVEAIALKLELARKKGDKAREKVFEELLKKLDSSHPSLSKKAETARRSPVDLITLILVCATLAVSFIGLMLSGVDRVSIGSVVEEKITPLSEKIDKLSVTSNTLTAKTANIESSFKV